A genome region from Celeribacter baekdonensis includes the following:
- a CDS encoding hybrid sensor histidine kinase/response regulator, which translates to MVSKAAFTPSETVGTAMRPVINTIARLIATDRRPSILASESGKVLLANAAAQRLHLDRPGIHDALDWPALCLQAHRAGSTAASLSLGSTELEGEVVHVSLCVGDGYLLRLSENDLEATWLRNRARAATLMRVAHDLRTPIQSLLATADNVLSDDTHETSADKTMARQELHNSAELALDHISNILGVIRGEQSVTGLRPDETFNITEELRTLLTMIAPIARKQNVDLKLWLDPHEDIWVHGPVRFVRALFQNMIDNSVKYGGSAVEIGLSCHPLPSPTDDNDRLLITLIVSDLGGGLPPEQKTRLLEALGQTESRRPGLTEATVNTRPSAGMNVLAHALRQLGGKIHVSDRYAEPDSTQEDTEHRPVNGTTMRATFTLQKSEQPNRLQAPTTVQPLSDAPLTGISMILVEDSPSSRDWIRHILESAGARVWATGNGVEALSLLERPEVTQTLDLILTDMTLPYMSGIEFAQRLQQQGKTHWNGPIVALTAHVADSILNACSKVGIVQVLEKPIQPAELRNALLRVLSTHSEPDAPQQKAPAPHHDPEAAGGPSRLASSMIYSRNWVEAGRSPLCNVPIMKRQASFPV; encoded by the coding sequence ATGGTTTCTAAGGCTGCTTTCACCCCTTCAGAGACCGTAGGCACGGCAATGCGTCCCGTCATCAATACCATCGCTCGATTGATTGCGACGGATCGCCGGCCCTCCATCTTGGCCAGTGAAAGCGGCAAGGTTCTCTTGGCCAATGCTGCCGCACAGCGCTTACATCTCGATCGGCCCGGGATTCATGATGCGCTAGACTGGCCCGCTCTCTGTCTACAGGCCCACCGCGCGGGCAGCACCGCAGCCTCTCTCTCTTTGGGGTCCACTGAATTGGAGGGAGAGGTCGTGCATGTGTCGCTGTGCGTGGGAGACGGCTATCTTTTGCGCCTGTCCGAAAATGACCTCGAAGCGACGTGGCTGCGCAATCGGGCACGGGCGGCCACTCTTATGAGAGTGGCGCATGACCTACGCACCCCGATCCAATCGCTGCTCGCAACCGCCGATAACGTGCTCAGTGATGACACTCACGAAACGTCCGCTGATAAAACCATGGCCCGTCAAGAGCTTCACAACTCGGCCGAACTGGCACTGGATCACATCAGCAATATTTTAGGTGTCATTCGCGGCGAACAAAGTGTCACCGGCCTTCGACCGGATGAAACGTTCAACATCACCGAAGAGCTGCGCACTCTGCTCACGATGATCGCCCCAATTGCCCGCAAACAAAACGTTGACCTCAAACTGTGGCTTGACCCGCATGAGGACATTTGGGTCCATGGTCCAGTGCGATTTGTCCGCGCACTTTTCCAGAATATGATTGATAATTCAGTGAAATATGGCGGTAGCGCGGTTGAAATTGGCCTCTCCTGTCATCCCCTCCCAAGCCCAACCGACGACAATGACCGCCTTTTGATCACGCTTATCGTTTCTGATTTGGGCGGCGGCCTCCCGCCGGAACAGAAAACACGCCTGTTGGAAGCGCTCGGCCAAACTGAGTCGCGCCGACCGGGACTGACGGAGGCCACTGTGAACACGCGCCCTTCCGCGGGCATGAATGTTCTGGCCCATGCATTGCGCCAGCTCGGGGGCAAAATCCATGTCTCTGATAGATATGCCGAGCCTGACTCAACGCAGGAAGACACCGAGCATCGCCCTGTGAATGGCACGACGATGCGGGCGACTTTCACGTTGCAAAAAAGCGAGCAACCAAATCGGTTGCAGGCCCCCACAACTGTGCAGCCTCTTTCAGACGCGCCACTCACGGGCATCTCTATGATCCTTGTCGAGGATAGCCCCTCTAGCCGCGATTGGATTCGCCACATTCTTGAAAGTGCGGGCGCGCGGGTCTGGGCGACAGGCAACGGAGTTGAAGCGCTCTCTCTTCTTGAACGGCCAGAAGTCACTCAAACACTGGATTTGATCCTGACCGACATGACCCTCCCGTATATGTCGGGGATCGAATTTGCTCAGCGCCTCCAACAACAGGGCAAAACCCATTGGAACGGCCCCATCGTCGCGCTGACCGCACATGTCGCTGATTCGATTCTAAACGCCTGTTCCAAAGTGGGCATTGTCCAAGTGCTTGAAAAACCAATTCAGCCAGCAGAATTGCGCAACGCGCTTCTGCGTGTTCTGTCGACTCACTCAGAGCCCGATGCGCCACAGCAAAAAGCACCTGCCCCACACCACGACCCCGAAGCGGCAGGTGGCCCCTCAAGGCTCGCATCGTCGATGATCTACTCTCGCAACTGGGTCGAGGCGGGGCGATCTCCTTTATGCAACGTGCCCATAATGAAGCGGCAAGCGTCCTTTCCAGTCTGA
- a CDS encoding response regulator transcription factor: MHVTLIALASWGIKQAPNPVKATRREKHAMVAQSTNPPEATAIRVLIADDHAMVLEMFEHFLSNLPEFDITTAPDLNVALSIMETAGPFDLVLVDLNMPGMDGVSGLSKVLENNGGRPAALLTSAPSAQVISEILENGSAGVILKTASLKDLANEIRFMAAGGRYIPVELIDHQRLKTRDTTKSPLSGREMEVLALLAEGLPNREIAEGLSLAEATVKMHVKSICTKLDANNRTQAVIVARDMNIM; encoded by the coding sequence GTGCATGTTACGCTAATTGCCCTTGCGTCATGGGGAATAAAGCAAGCACCAAATCCGGTGAAGGCAACAAGAAGGGAGAAGCACGCGATGGTTGCTCAATCCACAAATCCGCCCGAAGCTACGGCAATTCGCGTTTTGATCGCAGACGATCATGCGATGGTGCTAGAAATGTTCGAACATTTTTTATCAAACCTGCCAGAATTCGACATCACAACTGCGCCTGATCTTAACGTGGCACTTTCGATCATGGAAACGGCAGGCCCGTTTGATCTGGTTCTCGTTGACTTGAACATGCCCGGTATGGACGGTGTCTCGGGCCTGAGTAAAGTCCTTGAAAACAATGGCGGTCGGCCCGCAGCTCTGTTGACCAGCGCCCCTAGCGCACAGGTCATTTCGGAAATTTTGGAAAATGGCAGTGCAGGGGTGATCCTCAAGACCGCCTCCCTGAAAGATCTCGCCAATGAAATCCGATTTATGGCGGCAGGCGGGCGTTATATCCCTGTGGAGCTGATTGATCATCAGAGACTAAAGACACGCGACACCACCAAATCGCCTCTCTCTGGCCGAGAAATGGAAGTGCTTGCGCTATTGGCCGAAGGCCTCCCGAACCGCGAGATCGCAGAAGGGCTCTCTCTCGCTGAGGCCACAGTTAAAATGCATGTCAAATCAATCTGCACGAAACTGGATGCCAACAATCGAACTCAAGCTGTAATTGTCGCCCGCGACATGAATATCATGTAA
- a CDS encoding BamA/TamA family outer membrane protein gives MTCGAVAGVPYLTIELRAIEDCLMSTGVFETVKLIPNGETLVIAVKEVNTRPGRIEASLSYASQDGLIGGLFFERYNLLPDTYGSVRLEYNPEVKRGSGRLYRTDVLGSDIDLGVKLGWEELSFDDSSYSKETKQIETYLAWMPSQKTRVEMGVGYRDYRLFDVDDGASALLVSEQTAGISAPFLRFALKHSSLSEGENGWGTWDYSVGIDQYFWNLGTDDSLSDFRFESRSYVPLGQMWRMLVSLDAGRVSSLDGNNATRVIDRFAPGAGSFRGFAPRGVGPHDNGDALGGNTFAVSSIEIQGNFEGLVNAPLVGGVFVDTGASWALDDTLGRAIDDGFHRRSSVGLSLAFEVGRAPVSLFVAKPFDKQDGDKEQVFGLRLSTAF, from the coding sequence ATGACATGCGGTGCGGTGGCTGGCGTGCCGTATCTCACGATTGAATTGCGCGCGATTGAGGACTGCCTCATGTCGACGGGTGTGTTCGAAACTGTGAAACTTATCCCCAATGGGGAAACGTTGGTGATCGCAGTGAAAGAGGTGAATACACGGCCAGGCCGTATCGAAGCTTCGCTGTCCTATGCCTCTCAGGATGGGCTGATCGGCGGATTGTTCTTTGAACGCTATAATCTTTTGCCGGACACATATGGGTCGGTCAGGTTGGAGTATAACCCAGAAGTGAAACGCGGAAGCGGGCGCTTGTATCGGACCGATGTCCTCGGCAGTGACATTGATCTAGGGGTAAAGCTGGGCTGGGAGGAATTGTCTTTTGACGACAGTTCTTATTCCAAAGAGACGAAGCAGATTGAAACCTATCTGGCATGGATGCCGAGCCAAAAAACCCGAGTGGAAATGGGTGTCGGCTACCGCGATTATCGCCTTTTTGATGTGGATGATGGGGCGAGCGCTCTCTTGGTGTCTGAACAAACTGCGGGTATTTCGGCGCCCTTTCTCCGTTTTGCCCTGAAACACAGCTCTCTTTCGGAGGGAGAAAATGGCTGGGGCACGTGGGATTACAGCGTCGGGATAGACCAGTATTTTTGGAACCTCGGCACCGATGATAGCCTTTCAGATTTCAGGTTCGAAAGCCGCTCCTATGTGCCGCTTGGTCAGATGTGGCGGATGCTTGTGTCTTTGGATGCCGGCAGGGTGTCCAGTCTTGATGGAAACAACGCAACGCGTGTCATAGACCGCTTTGCGCCGGGGGCCGGCAGTTTCCGTGGGTTTGCACCGCGTGGGGTCGGACCGCATGATAATGGCGACGCCCTTGGCGGAAATACATTTGCCGTCTCTTCAATCGAAATACAGGGCAATTTCGAGGGTCTTGTGAACGCACCTTTGGTTGGCGGCGTTTTTGTTGACACTGGCGCGTCTTGGGCGTTGGATGACACCCTCGGGCGCGCGATTGATGATGGGTTTCATCGGCGCAGTTCAGTCGGTCTTTCACTTGCATTCGAAGTTGGGCGCGCGCCTGTCTCACTGTTTGTTGCCAAGCCCTTTGACAAGCAAGACGGAGACAAAGAACAGGTGTTTGGACTTCGTCTTAGCACAGCGTTTTGA
- a CDS encoding HlyD family type I secretion periplasmic adaptor subunit produces MTSPDLVTTSHIDGSYRRQTLKRSRLVIQTVVLSLFIAIGWAAIAQINEITRGDGRVVPLRRLQSIQSLEGGILAELHVSEGDIVQEGQLIARLDPTRSETAFNATQAEITALKAETMRLEAEVMEQPHLEFGPTPNEAEVGELRLFKARRTKLEASLMSLEEERSTIERQIEITSPLAAGGSVSQIDLLQLRQQKAELDGKINEVRNIYVQDAYKDLAARRAKLTTLQQELIQKQDEFQRTEIRSPVAGRVNNIKITTLGGVVQPGEPIMEITPTDDQLLIETKVKPQDVAFVAPGMPASVKITAYDFATYGDLRGTVTQISEDTVEEDTAQGPQDFYRVMIRTDVSYLERFGEHFAIRPGMVAQVDIESGKRSVLSYLTRPLMRARLR; encoded by the coding sequence ATGACCAGCCCGGATTTGGTCACCACAAGCCATATCGACGGGAGCTACCGGCGTCAGACGTTGAAACGGTCGCGTTTGGTCATTCAAACCGTCGTTCTGTCGCTCTTTATTGCCATCGGCTGGGCCGCAATTGCGCAGATCAATGAAATCACGCGCGGTGATGGGCGGGTCGTTCCGTTGCGACGTTTGCAATCTATTCAAAGCCTTGAAGGCGGGATTCTTGCGGAACTGCATGTGAGCGAAGGCGATATTGTTCAGGAAGGTCAATTGATTGCGCGTTTGGACCCGACGCGCTCAGAGACGGCATTTAATGCAACGCAAGCGGAGATTACTGCGCTGAAGGCGGAAACTATGCGGTTGGAAGCCGAGGTGATGGAGCAACCGCATCTTGAATTCGGACCGACACCAAACGAGGCGGAGGTCGGAGAGTTGCGTTTGTTTAAGGCGCGGCGCACCAAGCTGGAGGCCTCTTTGATGTCCCTCGAGGAGGAGCGCAGCACCATTGAACGCCAGATTGAAATCACAAGCCCTTTGGCCGCAGGCGGATCGGTGAGCCAGATTGATCTGTTGCAGCTGCGCCAACAAAAAGCGGAGCTGGACGGCAAGATCAATGAGGTCCGCAATATTTATGTGCAGGACGCTTACAAAGATCTGGCCGCACGGCGGGCGAAACTGACGACTCTCCAACAGGAGCTGATCCAAAAACAAGATGAGTTCCAACGGACAGAAATCCGCTCTCCTGTGGCAGGCCGGGTCAACAATATCAAAATCACCACGCTTGGCGGTGTTGTGCAACCGGGCGAACCGATTATGGAAATCACGCCGACGGACGATCAACTTTTGATCGAGACAAAGGTAAAACCGCAAGATGTTGCTTTTGTTGCGCCGGGAATGCCTGCGAGCGTGAAAATCACAGCATATGATTTTGCCACTTACGGGGATTTGCGGGGCACTGTGACCCAGATTTCCGAAGACACGGTCGAAGAAGATACGGCGCAGGGTCCACAGGACTTTTACCGTGTTATGATCCGTACCGATGTCAGCTACCTTGAGCGTTTTGGCGAGCATTTTGCTATTCGTCCGGGGATGGTGGCACAGGTTGATATCGAAAGCGGCAAGCGGTCCGTTTTGAGTTATCTGACACGGCCACTGATGCGCGCAAGGCTGCGCTAG
- a CDS encoding type I secretion system permease/ATPase, protein MKDTVSHDPLVLGLLELCRLQGVSTSITQLTTGLPRDVGAQLTPDLAPLALRRANMSCRISREPLRALPDHSFPVLLFLKDGRTLILESLAEQRATVVLPESGGGKAIWTFEELDRLHDGKVLISKPIDIVSDRLDGKKAGREHWLLGPLWENWWIYRDVMIASFAANILAVATALFSMQVYDRVVPNNAFDTLWILSSGVGIAIVLELVLRLMRSSLVDVSGRDLDLRLSAQLFDKVANMRLANQPASTGVFANQVRDFGVVREFFTSSTVTAICDLPFVLIFLGVIWFIGGNVALVVLAGVVLSVVPGLLMQKKLARASRENTREASALNGLLLETISNLETVKACRAEGRLQRAHAQLTAAMATTAIKTRNLTTLMSQLVSSVQRLAYAGVVIAGVYLISAGELTVGSLIACTLLSTRAMSPMGQVAGLLAKWQHVRAAMEGLDEIMKLSVERPSDRHFVRAAEMAGDYHLQDVVFRHDPQAPPVLAIADLKIAQGERISLLGGNGAGKSTMLRLLAGLTDPQAGSVLVDNLALSQIDPIDRRRQIGYLPQSVALFQGTLRENLLLDHGLHSDDELLQALDAVGLGKFVRQHVKGLDLRIQSNANVSGGQRQSIGLARVLLQDPKVVLLDEPTSAFDHVTEAKVIAHLKQWLQGRTTIISTHKRELLGLTERAIVLNDGRVARDGDLLQILNAARANSVQQKPVQAVK, encoded by the coding sequence ATGAAAGATACCGTGTCTCACGATCCTCTTGTTCTCGGACTTTTGGAACTGTGCCGTTTGCAAGGCGTTTCGACCTCTATCACGCAATTGACCACGGGGTTGCCGCGTGATGTCGGCGCGCAGTTGACGCCAGATCTGGCACCGCTTGCCTTGCGTCGTGCAAATATGAGTTGCCGGATTAGTCGCGAACCGCTGCGCGCATTGCCGGATCACAGCTTTCCGGTGCTGCTCTTTTTGAAAGATGGCCGTACACTTATTCTCGAAAGCCTAGCGGAGCAGCGGGCAACGGTCGTTCTCCCTGAATCGGGAGGCGGAAAGGCGATTTGGACCTTTGAGGAACTCGACCGTTTGCATGACGGTAAGGTCCTCATCTCCAAACCAATCGACATTGTTTCTGATCGTCTCGATGGGAAGAAGGCGGGGCGCGAGCATTGGTTGCTTGGCCCGCTTTGGGAAAACTGGTGGATCTATCGCGACGTGATGATCGCGTCCTTTGCGGCCAATATTCTTGCCGTTGCTACGGCGCTCTTTTCGATGCAGGTCTATGACCGCGTTGTGCCAAACAATGCCTTCGATACGCTTTGGATTCTGTCGAGTGGCGTCGGTATTGCGATTGTGCTCGAACTGGTGCTGCGGTTGATGCGCTCCTCGCTTGTGGATGTGTCAGGTCGAGATCTTGATTTGCGGTTGTCGGCCCAGCTTTTTGACAAAGTCGCGAACATGCGCTTGGCCAATCAACCCGCTTCGACTGGGGTTTTTGCCAATCAGGTTCGGGACTTTGGCGTGGTGCGAGAGTTTTTCACCTCAAGCACGGTCACTGCCATTTGCGATCTGCCTTTCGTGCTCATCTTCCTTGGCGTGATCTGGTTTATCGGTGGCAACGTGGCTTTGGTTGTCCTCGCCGGTGTCGTTTTGAGCGTGGTGCCGGGCCTGCTTATGCAGAAAAAGCTTGCGCGGGCTTCGAGGGAAAACACGCGTGAAGCCTCGGCCCTCAATGGCCTCCTCTTGGAAACCATTTCCAATCTCGAAACCGTTAAGGCCTGTCGTGCCGAAGGGCGGTTGCAACGTGCGCATGCACAATTGACGGCGGCGATGGCCACGACGGCCATCAAAACCCGCAATTTGACGACATTGATGAGCCAACTGGTCAGCTCTGTGCAAAGGCTTGCCTATGCGGGCGTTGTCATTGCTGGTGTCTATTTGATCAGTGCCGGGGAGTTGACGGTTGGGAGCCTGATTGCCTGTACGCTTTTGTCCACACGCGCGATGTCGCCGATGGGGCAGGTGGCCGGACTTTTGGCCAAGTGGCAACATGTCCGCGCGGCGATGGAAGGTCTGGACGAGATCATGAAGCTCTCGGTTGAACGCCCTTCGGATCGTCACTTTGTGCGTGCTGCCGAAATGGCGGGAGACTATCATCTGCAAGATGTGGTGTTCCGCCATGACCCGCAGGCACCGCCCGTCCTTGCGATCGCTGACTTGAAAATTGCGCAAGGCGAGCGGATTTCGCTGCTCGGTGGCAATGGCGCAGGAAAATCGACGATGTTGCGGCTTTTGGCTGGGTTGACCGATCCGCAAGCGGGCAGTGTTCTCGTTGATAATCTTGCTCTGAGTCAAATTGATCCAATCGACCGGCGCCGACAAATTGGATATTTACCTCAAAGCGTGGCGCTGTTTCAGGGAACGTTGCGGGAAAACCTGCTTTTGGATCACGGACTTCATTCGGATGATGAGTTGCTTCAGGCACTCGACGCGGTTGGACTTGGGAAATTTGTGCGCCAGCACGTCAAAGGTCTCGACCTTCGGATTCAAAGCAATGCAAACGTGTCTGGGGGGCAACGCCAGTCTATTGGTTTGGCGCGTGTCCTGCTGCAAGATCCAAAAGTCGTCTTGCTCGATGAGCCGACCTCCGCTTTCGATCATGTGACTGAGGCAAAAGTGATTGCGCATTTGAAGCAATGGCTCCAAGGGCGCACGACGATTATTTCGACGCATAAGCGCGAATTGCTTGGACTGACGGAACGCGCGATTGTTCTGAATGATGGGCGGGTGGCCCGCGATGGGGACTTGCTGCAAATCTTGAATGCCGCCCGTGCAAATTCTGTTCAGCAAAAACCTGTTCAGGCCGTAAAATGA
- a CDS encoding TolC family protein, whose protein sequence is MPKYVKKMGAFLARSLKTLLWLSPLIFGLSAPAHAQMSIQEAVLIATASDPSVEALRQKVAARTVDIQAARDAYFPSISLSGDSSTTDSDGPGVTLSVTQVLFDWGRTRSQIAEASQVRVQAVSDLKMAVEDLSFEIAGFFLDVEVMDRKISYTKDYMTFARRLAGQTQDRAAAGVSDNSEVARARLEISRADEQMSQLMANRQIALAQLEFLIGQKVDAVQLPPSLLFSEHYGSADKISAAIRIAPGYIASRAAVAEAEAAVQVAKAQRFPTINLQAQGRMDLNGGDTQTAIGISAGVDLNSRGFGQRKIQSAQLAVEGAKASLKGQERQLMNTASSALERLSLLRRSEQSRDVQLVEAKKVLQTYEKQFIAGQREILDLLTTGRDLYDAQIDKIDTYDERKRTEYEAAKDLGVLGTMLLAGSTVQ, encoded by the coding sequence ATGCCAAAGTATGTCAAAAAAATGGGCGCATTTCTTGCACGCTCTCTGAAAACCTTGCTATGGCTTTCACCTCTTATTTTTGGCCTGTCGGCACCCGCACATGCACAAATGTCGATTCAGGAAGCCGTTCTGATCGCAACGGCAAGTGATCCAAGTGTCGAAGCGTTGCGCCAGAAAGTTGCAGCCCGAACCGTTGATATTCAAGCGGCCAGAGATGCCTATTTCCCCTCGATCAGCCTGTCAGGAGACAGCAGCACAACAGACAGTGACGGGCCCGGTGTCACGTTGAGCGTAACGCAAGTTCTGTTTGATTGGGGCCGCACCCGCAGCCAGATTGCCGAGGCGTCTCAGGTTCGGGTGCAGGCCGTTTCGGATCTGAAAATGGCGGTTGAAGATCTGAGCTTTGAAATCGCGGGCTTCTTCCTTGATGTCGAGGTGATGGATCGCAAAATTTCCTATACGAAGGACTATATGACGTTTGCGCGCCGCCTGGCCGGTCAAACGCAGGACCGAGCTGCGGCAGGGGTGAGCGACAACAGCGAAGTGGCACGGGCGAGATTGGAAATTTCGCGGGCCGACGAGCAGATGTCCCAGCTTATGGCAAACCGCCAAATTGCGTTGGCGCAGCTTGAATTTTTGATTGGCCAAAAGGTTGATGCAGTGCAACTTCCGCCGTCGCTATTGTTTTCGGAGCATTATGGCTCAGCAGACAAGATCAGTGCCGCGATCCGGATCGCACCCGGTTACATCGCGTCGCGCGCAGCAGTTGCTGAGGCAGAAGCTGCGGTTCAGGTTGCGAAGGCACAACGTTTCCCCACGATCAATCTTCAGGCCCAGGGACGTATGGACCTCAATGGTGGGGATACACAGACGGCGATTGGGATATCTGCCGGCGTCGATCTAAATTCGCGCGGTTTCGGCCAGCGGAAAATACAATCCGCGCAATTGGCTGTAGAGGGCGCAAAAGCATCGCTAAAAGGGCAAGAGCGGCAACTCATGAACACAGCAAGCAGCGCGCTTGAACGTCTCAGCCTGTTGCGCCGGAGTGAACAATCCAGAGATGTTCAGCTCGTCGAGGCAAAAAAGGTTTTGCAGACCTATGAGAAGCAATTCATCGCGGGTCAGCGGGAAATTCTTGATCTTCTAACCACCGGGAGAGACCTCTACGACGCCCAGATTGATAAGATCGACACATATGATGAGCGTAAGCGCACTGAATACGAAGCGGCCAAGGATCTTGGTGTCTTGGGCACCATGCTTTTGGCTGGATCGACGGTACAATGA
- a CDS encoding DDE-type integrase/transposase/recombinase → MCLHRLTSRSCAYHNKSISGIRSQYLNNNVEQDHGFLRKTTRPMLGFKAIYSAAPTRAGIEAAHDSQGTVRAEWRVAFHAVRDPRWVVVFSGNSYSTSSKICDRIFGVLDRQVFEVKKGHFPSVRFDLCHFQHNLER, encoded by the coding sequence TTGTGCTTGCATCGGCTTACCTCACGATCATGCGCATATCACAACAAGTCAATCAGCGGCATTCGATCCCAATACCTCAACAATAATGTTGAGCAGGACCATGGTTTCCTCAGGAAAACTACTCGGCCAATGCTCGGATTCAAGGCCATCTATTCAGCTGCCCCAACACGAGCAGGGATCGAAGCCGCACATGACTCGCAAGGGACAGTTCGGGCTGAATGGCGTGTCGCCTTTCACGCGGTTCGTGACCCTAGATGGGTAGTTGTGTTCAGTGGAAACTCTTATTCAACTTCCAGTAAAATTTGCGACAGAATTTTTGGTGTGCTTGATCGCCAAGTGTTTGAAGTGAAAAAAGGCCACTTTCCATCCGTCCGATTTGATCTATGTCATTTTCAGCATAATTTGGAGCGCTAA
- a CDS encoding type II toxin-antitoxin system CcdA family antitoxin: MQAQPTPKKPTNLSLDQGLLSEARSFGVNLSQAAEAGLRRAVKDAKAAAWQRENAKALAASNAWVEQHGLPLEKYRPF; the protein is encoded by the coding sequence ATGCAAGCACAACCCACCCCCAAAAAGCCAACCAACCTGAGTTTGGATCAGGGCCTTTTGTCTGAGGCCCGCTCCTTTGGTGTGAACCTTTCGCAGGCGGCAGAAGCAGGTTTGCGCCGGGCGGTGAAGGATGCAAAAGCCGCCGCATGGCAGCGCGAGAACGCCAAGGCGCTTGCAGCATCCAATGCTTGGGTTGAGCAACATGGTTTGCCCCTAGAAAAATACCGACCCTTCTGA
- a CDS encoding CcdB family protein — protein sequence MARFDVHASPDGAGYLLDVQADLLESLNTRIMVPLMPISVAPSPAKRLNPVFNIQTEPYVMVTQFLSAVPVVILKMPVTSLAQHDMEITAALDLLTIGV from the coding sequence ATGGCGCGGTTTGATGTGCATGCGAGTCCCGACGGTGCGGGCTATCTGCTCGATGTGCAGGCCGATCTTCTGGAGAGCCTGAATACGCGCATTATGGTGCCGCTGATGCCGATCAGTGTAGCACCATCGCCAGCCAAACGCCTCAATCCAGTGTTTAATATCCAAACTGAACCCTATGTGATGGTGACGCAGTTCTTGTCAGCGGTGCCAGTGGTGATTCTGAAAATGCCGGTTACCAGCCTTGCGCAGCACGACATGGAGATCACAGCGGCGCTCGATCTGTTGACCATTGGGGTTTGA
- a CDS encoding siderophore-interacting protein, protein MTDTFATCSGLAASTFAAPRFEKIALQLSEHGYEVKRNEAWMSGATDRGQFEIAGEEGAIRITLAAKDAKTLFMLRDQILHIVDHADPELLTQFEWSGILPDQGPPANFRLAEVVEVTQPFPHFYRVTLKADNMAHFSDGAMHFRLLLPPQGRTPVWPALDATGRTRFPTGEDQLHNPVYTFVSIDVETGLFAFDVFIHDGGRITEWARGAQVGDTIGMTGPGGGQMPTAQSLTLVGDETALPAIRRILALAAPEVIGHAYIEVGGAEDIQDLVKPKGITVTWLIRGADLGPVETLFALYGDAPMESMPFLWCGAEKSQVQRARKHFRDTIGIGPEQSYFSGYWRKEA, encoded by the coding sequence ATGACCGACACATTTGCAACCTGCAGTGGCCTTGCCGCTAGCACCTTTGCCGCGCCCCGTTTTGAGAAAATCGCCCTGCAATTGTCCGAGCACGGATATGAGGTAAAGCGCAATGAAGCGTGGATGAGTGGAGCAACGGATCGGGGGCAGTTCGAAATTGCAGGCGAGGAGGGTGCGATCAGAATCACCCTTGCAGCCAAAGATGCCAAAACATTGTTCATGCTGCGTGATCAAATTCTCCATATTGTCGATCACGCCGACCCTGAGCTTTTAACGCAATTCGAATGGTCGGGTATCTTGCCGGATCAAGGTCCGCCCGCCAATTTCCGTCTGGCTGAAGTGGTGGAGGTGACGCAGCCCTTCCCGCATTTTTATCGCGTGACGCTTAAGGCCGACAACATGGCGCATTTCTCCGATGGTGCGATGCATTTTCGTTTGTTGTTGCCGCCGCAGGGGCGCACCCCGGTTTGGCCGGCGCTCGACGCGACGGGCCGCACCCGATTTCCGACCGGCGAGGATCAGCTCCACAATCCGGTGTACACCTTTGTGTCGATTGATGTGGAAACAGGGCTTTTTGCCTTTGATGTGTTTATCCATGATGGCGGTCGGATCACCGAATGGGCACGTGGGGCACAGGTCGGTGATACGATCGGCATGACGGGGCCGGGGGGTGGGCAGATGCCAACAGCCCAGAGCCTGACCCTGGTCGGTGACGAAACCGCATTGCCCGCGATCCGGCGTATTTTGGCGCTGGCCGCACCGGAGGTGATCGGGCATGCGTATATCGAAGTCGGCGGAGCGGAAGATATTCAGGACCTCGTAAAGCCTAAAGGCATTACGGTGACATGGCTCATACGTGGCGCGGATCTTGGCCCTGTGGAGACGCTCTTTGCGCTCTATGGCGACGCCCCGATGGAGTCGATGCCGTTCCTGTGGTGCGGGGCGGAAAAATCCCAGGTTCAGCGCGCCCGCAAACATTTTCGGGATACGATTGGGATTGGGCCAGAGCAGAGCTATTTCTCGGGTTATTGGCGGAAAGAGGCCTAA